The Sphingosinicella humi genome has a window encoding:
- a CDS encoding YbjN domain-containing protein produces MKAAMVGILALAGASAASAQGVVPPRFNPRAPENSQILASFSYASVESVLSGIGARSQRAGQPGQPALLVSFPNNRKAVLMFGSCNADGSACKALSIQSYWTRIAHAPPQQTQAAIADFNRRYSFAKAFIAEDGRPALQRYLTADYGFVRGNLAVNLLVFANQAERFARDVLGPLEASGK; encoded by the coding sequence ATGAAAGCGGCCATGGTCGGCATTTTGGCGCTCGCCGGGGCGAGCGCAGCATCGGCGCAGGGCGTGGTTCCGCCCAGGTTCAATCCGCGCGCGCCGGAGAATAGCCAGATCCTCGCGAGCTTCAGCTACGCCTCCGTGGAATCGGTGCTGAGCGGCATCGGTGCCCGGTCTCAGCGTGCCGGCCAGCCGGGCCAGCCGGCGCTGCTGGTCAGCTTTCCGAACAATCGCAAGGCCGTGCTGATGTTCGGCTCGTGCAATGCCGACGGCAGCGCCTGCAAGGCGCTCAGCATCCAGTCCTACTGGACCCGCATCGCCCATGCGCCGCCTCAGCAGACGCAAGCCGCAATCGCCGACTTCAATCGACGTTACTCCTTCGCAAAGGCTTTCATTGCCGAGGACGGACGGCCGGCGCTGCAGCGTTACCTGACCGCCGATTATGGGTTCGTGCGGGGCAACTTGGCTGTCAATTTGCTCGTCTTCGCCAACCAGGCCGAGCGCTTCGCCCGCGACGTGCTGGGGCCGCTGGAGGCAAGCGGGAAATAG
- a CDS encoding peroxiredoxin, translated as MSINVGDKLPKTTFIKATADGPQPIDSDEFFKGRKVALFSVPGAFTPTCSARHLPGYVERASDLKAKGVDEIACTAVNDAFVMGAWSKQGGANDKVTMLSDGNGEFAEAIGLTMDASKHGMGTRGQRYSMIVNDGTVEQLNVEEPGAFNVSSADYMLERL; from the coding sequence ATGAGCATCAACGTCGGCGACAAGCTTCCCAAGACGACTTTCATCAAGGCGACTGCCGACGGGCCCCAGCCGATCGACTCCGACGAGTTCTTCAAGGGCCGCAAGGTCGCGCTCTTTTCGGTGCCCGGCGCCTTCACGCCGACCTGCTCGGCGCGCCATCTACCCGGCTATGTCGAGCGGGCTTCGGACCTCAAGGCCAAGGGCGTCGACGAGATCGCCTGCACCGCCGTCAACGACGCCTTCGTGATGGGCGCCTGGTCCAAACAGGGCGGTGCCAATGACAAGGTGACGATGCTCTCCGACGGCAATGGCGAGTTCGCCGAGGCAATCGGCCTCACCATGGACGCGTCCAAGCACGGCATGGGCACGCGCGGCCAGCGTTACTCCATGATCGTCAACGACGGCACGGTCGAGCAGCTCAACGTCGAGGAGCCCGGCGCCTTCAACGTCAGCAGCGCCGATTACATGCTCGAACGCCTGTGA
- a CDS encoding YqgE/AlgH family protein: MEEPKYLVGQLLLAMPGMSDPRFEKAVIAMCVHDEGGALGIGLGRLMPRIGFHSLLEQLGIDKGVAPDVPIHHGGPVEPQRGFILHTPDWGGEGSIHVADRWVLTATLDILRAIAEGKGPSRWAVALGYAGWGAGQLEEEMCRNGWFTTPGNDALLYDCDVNSRWATAFQTAGVDTRLLTADFGTA; the protein is encoded by the coding sequence ATGGAAGAGCCCAAATATCTCGTCGGCCAGTTGCTGCTGGCCATGCCCGGAATGAGCGATCCGCGCTTCGAGAAGGCGGTCATCGCAATGTGCGTGCATGACGAGGGTGGGGCGCTTGGCATTGGCCTGGGCCGCCTGATGCCTCGCATCGGCTTTCATTCGCTGCTGGAGCAGCTCGGCATCGACAAAGGCGTCGCTCCGGACGTGCCAATCCATCACGGCGGGCCGGTCGAGCCCCAGCGCGGCTTCATCCTTCACACGCCCGATTGGGGCGGCGAAGGCAGCATCCATGTGGCGGATCGCTGGGTGCTCACCGCCACGCTCGACATCCTGCGGGCGATCGCGGAAGGAAAGGGGCCGTCGCGCTGGGCCGTGGCGCTCGGCTATGCCGGCTGGGGCGCGGGGCAGCTCGAAGAGGAGATGTGCCGCAACGGCTGGTTCACGACGCCGGGCAACGATGCGCTGCTTTACGATTGCGACGTCAATTCGCGCTGGGCTACGGCGTTCCAGACGGCCGGCGTCGACACTCGGCTATTGACCGCTGATTTCGGCACGGCTTGA
- the ahcY gene encoding adenosylhomocysteinase — protein MATQAQTPFSDYVIRDIGLAAFGRKEIEIAETEMPGLMALRTEYGASKPLKGARITGSLHMTIQTAVLIETLTALGAEVRWASCNIFSTQDHAAAAIAATGVPVFAVKGETLEEYWDYVCRIFDWGQDQTCNMILDDGGDATMFALWGARVEAGEELFTPTNEEEEIFAATLKKFLAERPGYLTKTVETIKGVSEETTTGVHRLYDLAKKGKLPFPAINVNDSVTKSKFDNLYGCKESLVDAIRRATDVMLAGKVACVAGFGDVGKGSAASLRNGGARVLVTEIDPICALQAAMEGYEVVTMEEATKRADIFVTATGNADVITLDHMRAMKNMAIVCNIGHFDSEIQIGALSNLKWTEIKPQVDEVEFPDGKKLIILSKGRLVNLGNATGHPSFVMSSSFTNQVLAQIELWTKADEYKNDVYVLPKHLDEKVAALHLEKLGVKLTTLTQKQADYIGVPVEGPFKPDHYRY, from the coding sequence GTGGCGACACAGGCCCAGACCCCTTTCAGCGACTATGTGATCCGCGACATCGGCCTGGCCGCGTTCGGCCGCAAGGAGATCGAGATCGCCGAGACCGAAATGCCGGGTCTGATGGCGCTGCGTACCGAATATGGCGCCTCGAAGCCCCTCAAGGGCGCCCGCATTACCGGCTCTCTGCACATGACCATCCAGACGGCGGTGCTGATCGAGACTCTGACGGCGCTCGGCGCCGAGGTCCGCTGGGCATCGTGCAACATCTTCTCGACCCAGGACCATGCCGCCGCCGCCATCGCCGCGACGGGCGTTCCGGTCTTCGCCGTCAAGGGCGAGACGCTCGAGGAATATTGGGACTATGTCTGCCGCATCTTCGACTGGGGCCAGGACCAGACCTGCAACATGATCCTCGACGATGGCGGCGACGCGACCATGTTCGCCCTGTGGGGCGCGCGCGTCGAGGCCGGCGAGGAACTGTTCACGCCGACCAACGAGGAAGAGGAGATCTTCGCCGCGACGCTGAAGAAGTTCCTCGCCGAGCGCCCGGGCTATCTCACCAAGACGGTCGAGACGATCAAGGGCGTCTCGGAGGAGACCACCACCGGCGTCCACCGGCTCTATGACCTCGCCAAGAAGGGCAAGCTTCCCTTTCCGGCGATCAACGTCAACGACAGCGTCACCAAGTCTAAGTTCGACAATCTTTACGGCTGCAAGGAATCGCTCGTGGACGCGATCCGCCGCGCCACCGACGTCATGCTGGCCGGCAAGGTCGCCTGCGTCGCCGGCTTCGGCGATGTCGGCAAGGGTTCGGCCGCGTCGCTGCGGAACGGCGGCGCCCGCGTGCTCGTAACCGAGATCGACCCGATCTGCGCGCTTCAGGCCGCGATGGAGGGTTATGAGGTCGTGACGATGGAGGAGGCGACCAAGCGTGCCGACATCTTCGTCACCGCCACCGGCAACGCCGACGTCATCACGCTCGACCATATGCGCGCGATGAAGAACATGGCGATCGTCTGCAACATCGGCCACTTCGACAGCGAGATCCAGATCGGCGCGCTGTCGAATCTCAAATGGACCGAGATCAAGCCGCAGGTCGACGAGGTCGAGTTTCCGGACGGCAAGAAGCTCATCATCCTGTCGAAGGGCCGCCTCGTGAACCTCGGCAACGCCACGGGCCATCCGAGCTTCGTGATGAGCTCGTCCTTCACCAACCAGGTGCTCGCCCAGATCGAGCTGTGGACGAAGGCGGACGAGTATAAGAATGACGTCTATGTCCTGCCCAAGCATCTCGACGAGAAGGTCGCGGCGCTTCACCTGGAGAAGCTCGGCGTCAAGCTCACGACCCTGACGCAAAAGCAGGCCGACTATATCGGTGTGCCGGTCGAAGGGCCGTTCAAGCCCGACCATTACCGCTATTGA
- a CDS encoding sensor histidine kinase, translating to MIELSRTAVALIALVSGAWLCLGAWTTIRASKRGRRAAAAQEGAERAEALLASGPAIPLIVYRDGTIQGGAALAGSLGLADIPSQFAGLAGEGAGLTAEDMALLADNVAASAASGGGFSIAARAQDSTRVYNIQGAPAPPPYPPSTIVLWFTDATEREEQTAAFRAEAAGLKAAIDALSALIEAAPFPMWHRGPDLRLAMVNSAYVKAVEADDALAVVEAGVELVDESEERSPLSQAAAVREKGQAVARTVPATIAGERRMMRVVEVPMGATGVAGYAIDVEEREQARADLTRFVRAQRDMLDRLSAGVAQFSREHGLIFFNQPFARLFSLKMDFLADRPEFDRVIDAMREQGHLPEVRDFPAWKEERRAWFTSDRAAEEEDWLLPGGKHLRVVAQPLPDGGLLLIFEDRTEQIQLASARDTLLRVRTATFDNLFEAIGVFASDGRLHLWNNRFRELWDFEEEHLATHPRIDAMTPHIGRKLKNPNHAGMVRELVRSATVERKQRSGRVSLTNGRDFEFAAVPLPDGNALFTMLDVTDSRKIETALRERNEALEDADRLKTAFVSNMSYELRTPLTSIAGFAEMLEGGYAGELSPTAQDYVKAITDSVARLSSLIDDVLDLTQSDSGSLLLAEEQVDLEALCAEAVGAAREGAGKKSIELALEIDPSVGAVTGDRSRLRQALDNVLKNAVAYTGEGGRILVHAEGDSLEAEITISDNGKGIAPADRERIFDRFQRTVAPRTGEEGALGLGLPLARQFIEAHGGRLELESEIGSGTTVTLRLPRAG from the coding sequence ATGATCGAGCTTTCTCGCACCGCCGTCGCGCTGATCGCTCTTGTCAGCGGCGCCTGGCTCTGCCTTGGCGCCTGGACGACGATCCGCGCCTCGAAACGCGGCCGCAGGGCCGCCGCCGCCCAGGAGGGCGCCGAGCGAGCGGAAGCCCTGCTCGCGTCGGGCCCCGCCATTCCCCTGATCGTCTACCGAGACGGGACCATCCAGGGTGGGGCAGCGCTGGCCGGCAGCCTCGGCCTTGCGGACATCCCCTCGCAGTTCGCCGGCCTCGCGGGTGAAGGAGCCGGCCTGACCGCCGAGGACATGGCGCTCCTGGCCGACAATGTGGCGGCCAGCGCCGCTTCCGGCGGCGGCTTTTCCATCGCCGCGCGGGCGCAGGATTCGACCCGCGTTTACAATATCCAGGGCGCGCCGGCGCCGCCGCCTTATCCTCCGTCGACGATCGTCCTCTGGTTTACCGACGCTACCGAACGCGAGGAACAGACGGCGGCGTTTCGTGCCGAAGCGGCGGGGCTCAAGGCGGCGATCGACGCCCTCTCCGCATTGATCGAGGCGGCGCCTTTCCCGATGTGGCACCGCGGCCCCGATCTTCGGCTCGCGATGGTCAACAGCGCCTATGTCAAAGCCGTGGAGGCCGATGATGCGCTCGCCGTGGTCGAGGCCGGCGTCGAACTGGTCGACGAGAGCGAGGAGCGCAGCCCGCTGAGCCAGGCCGCGGCCGTGCGCGAGAAGGGGCAGGCGGTCGCGCGCACCGTCCCGGCCACCATCGCCGGCGAGCGACGCATGATGCGCGTGGTTGAGGTGCCGATGGGCGCGACGGGCGTCGCCGGCTACGCGATCGACGTCGAGGAACGGGAGCAGGCGCGGGCCGACCTTACGCGCTTCGTTCGTGCCCAGCGCGACATGCTCGACCGGCTGTCCGCCGGCGTCGCTCAGTTCAGCCGCGAGCATGGCCTCATCTTCTTCAACCAGCCCTTCGCCCGCCTCTTTTCCCTGAAGATGGATTTCCTCGCCGATCGACCCGAATTCGATCGCGTGATCGATGCGATGCGCGAGCAAGGGCATCTGCCGGAAGTCCGGGACTTTCCGGCCTGGAAGGAGGAGCGCCGGGCCTGGTTCACCTCCGATCGGGCAGCCGAGGAGGAGGACTGGCTTCTCCCCGGCGGCAAGCATCTGCGCGTCGTCGCCCAGCCCCTTCCGGACGGGGGCCTCCTCCTCATCTTCGAGGATCGCACCGAGCAGATCCAGCTCGCCAGCGCTCGCGATACGCTGCTTCGAGTCCGCACCGCCACCTTCGACAATCTGTTCGAGGCGATCGGCGTCTTCGCCTCCGACGGGCGTCTCCACCTCTGGAATAATCGCTTCCGCGAGCTCTGGGACTTCGAGGAGGAGCATCTCGCCACGCACCCGCGCATCGACGCGATGACCCCCCATATCGGCAGGAAGCTCAAGAATCCGAACCATGCCGGGATGGTGCGCGAGCTGGTTCGAAGCGCGACCGTGGAGCGCAAGCAGCGGAGCGGCCGCGTATCGCTCACCAACGGCCGGGATTTCGAGTTCGCCGCCGTGCCGCTGCCGGACGGCAACGCACTCTTCACCATGCTCGACGTGACCGACAGCCGGAAGATCGAGACGGCCCTTCGCGAGCGCAACGAGGCGCTGGAGGATGCCGACCGGCTGAAGACCGCCTTCGTCTCCAATATGAGCTATGAGCTGAGGACGCCGCTCACATCGATCGCCGGCTTCGCCGAAATGCTGGAAGGGGGCTATGCCGGCGAGCTGAGCCCGACGGCGCAGGACTATGTAAAGGCCATCACGGATTCCGTGGCGCGCCTCAGCTCGCTCATCGACGACGTGCTCGACCTGACCCAGAGCGACAGCGGCAGCCTTTTGCTGGCCGAGGAGCAGGTGGACCTTGAGGCCTTGTGCGCCGAAGCCGTGGGGGCTGCGCGGGAAGGGGCCGGGAAGAAGTCGATCGAGCTGGCGCTGGAAATCGATCCATCGGTGGGCGCCGTCACCGGCGACCGCAGTCGCCTGCGCCAGGCGCTCGACAATGTTCTCAAGAACGCCGTCGCCTACACCGGCGAGGGCGGTCGCATCCTGGTGCATGCCGAGGGGGACAGTCTGGAGGCTGAGATCACCATCTCCGACAATGGCAAGGGCATCGCGCCCGCCGACCGCGAGAGAATCTTCGATCGGTTCCAGCGCACCGTGGCGCCGAGGACCGGCGAGGAGGGCGCGCTCGGCCTGGGCCTGCCGCTCGCCCGCCAGTTCATCGAAGCCCATGGCGGGCGCCTGGAGCTCGAATCCGAAATAGGTAGCGGAACCACCGTCACCCTCCGCCTGCCGCGGGCGGGCTGA
- the tsaE gene encoding tRNA (adenosine(37)-N6)-threonylcarbamoyltransferase complex ATPase subunit type 1 TsaE, with protein MIMLPGPAETEAFGARLAALLRPGDVVALFGDLGAGKTTLSRGVLHGLGFSGEVASPTFPIVQTYDPPDVRLPLWHVDLYRIEDPEELDELALDEGRSGGALLIEWPERLGPALWPDSLRLTLSIAGPGERALTAQVPPAWEERWPPR; from the coding sequence ATGATCATGCTGCCCGGCCCGGCCGAGACGGAGGCGTTCGGCGCGCGCCTTGCGGCTTTGCTGCGGCCCGGCGACGTGGTCGCGCTGTTCGGCGATCTCGGCGCCGGCAAGACGACGCTCAGCCGGGGCGTCCTCCACGGCCTCGGCTTTTCCGGAGAGGTCGCCAGCCCGACCTTCCCGATCGTCCAGACCTACGATCCGCCCGATGTCCGCCTGCCGCTCTGGCATGTCGACCTGTACCGTATCGAAGATCCCGAGGAGCTGGACGAGCTCGCGCTGGACGAGGGGCGCTCGGGCGGGGCGCTGCTCATCGAATGGCCGGAGCGGCTTGGCCCCGCACTGTGGCCCGATAGCCTCCGTCTGACCCTTAGCATCGCCGGCCCCGGCGAGCGCGCCTTGACAGCCCAGGTGCCGCCCGCTTGGGAGGAGCGATGGCCGCCCCGATGA
- a CDS encoding aminoglycoside phosphotransferase family protein, producing the protein MIPPAAAPAFLAAHGWEGAEILPLAGDASFRRYFRVVRGGATAVLMDAPPAHEDVGPFLKVAQCLLDRGFAPPRPLAVDRGQGLLLLEDFGDDRVGPLLAREPRHEHAIYEMAVDILADLARDPAPADIPPYDDAAMTREVSLFTEWYAPALGLEADETAFLDAWREVWGEVEKIVAERPVLVLRDYHADNLMVLPGRDTLGLLDFQDALAGHPAYDLVSLLQDARRNVAPALEEAMLARYYAAAGVADKDSFRAHYEILGAQRNTKILGIFTRLWKRDGKPHYLPLQPRVWGYLERNLAHPALAPVRAWFDTHVPASKRAAAWTKDAAA; encoded by the coding sequence ATGATTCCGCCTGCCGCCGCGCCCGCGTTCCTTGCCGCCCACGGCTGGGAAGGCGCCGAGATTCTGCCGCTTGCCGGCGATGCGAGCTTCCGTCGATACTTCCGCGTCGTGCGGGGCGGCGCCACCGCCGTGTTGATGGACGCGCCGCCCGCGCATGAAGATGTGGGTCCCTTCCTGAAGGTCGCCCAGTGCCTTCTCGATCGCGGCTTCGCGCCGCCCCGGCCGCTGGCTGTCGATCGCGGGCAGGGCCTGCTGTTGCTGGAAGATTTCGGCGACGATCGTGTCGGGCCGCTGCTCGCCCGCGAGCCGCGCCACGAGCACGCAATTTACGAAATGGCGGTGGACATCCTCGCCGACCTCGCCCGCGATCCAGCCCCCGCCGACATCCCGCCCTATGACGATGCCGCCATGACGCGCGAGGTCTCGCTGTTCACCGAATGGTATGCGCCCGCGCTTGGGCTGGAGGCCGACGAGACGGCCTTCCTCGATGCGTGGCGCGAGGTTTGGGGCGAGGTGGAGAAGATCGTCGCGGAGCGGCCCGTGCTGGTTCTCCGCGATTATCATGCCGACAATCTGATGGTCCTGCCCGGCCGCGACACGCTTGGCCTGCTCGATTTCCAGGATGCGCTCGCCGGCCATCCGGCCTACGACCTCGTCTCGCTCCTCCAGGACGCCCGTCGCAACGTTGCGCCGGCGCTGGAGGAGGCGATGCTCGCCCGCTACTATGCCGCGGCCGGCGTGGCCGACAAGGATAGCTTCCGCGCGCATTACGAAATCCTCGGCGCGCAGCGGAACACCAAGATACTCGGCATCTTCACGCGGCTGTGGAAGCGCGACGGGAAACCGCACTATCTGCCGCTGCAGCCCCGGGTCTGGGGCTATCTGGAGCGCAATCTCGCCCATCCGGCGCTGGCGCCCGTCCGCGCCTGGTTCGACACGCATGTGCCGGCGAGCAAGCGCGCCGCCGCCTGGACGAAGGACGCTGCTGCGTGA
- a CDS encoding nucleotidyltransferase family protein: MVMAAGLGKRMRPLTATRPKPLIEVAGRTLLDHSLDRLRAAGVRKAVVNVHYLADALEAHLSNRVNGIEIAVSDERSQLLETGGGLVKALPLIDADPFLVVNSDNLWIDGPVDTLRLLASHWDEARMDALLLLVPLARANCHGGQGDFHMSATGAIRRKKPGTVAPYVYTGIQMASKRLFEGEMPDGPFSTNLLWDRAIEAGRCFGAVHQGLWFDVGAPASIKKTEAVLGEV; encoded by the coding sequence ATGGTCATGGCCGCCGGCCTCGGCAAGCGCATGCGGCCGCTGACCGCGACCCGGCCCAAGCCGTTGATCGAGGTCGCCGGCCGGACGCTCCTGGATCACAGCCTCGATCGTCTCCGCGCCGCCGGTGTCAGGAAGGCGGTCGTCAACGTCCATTATCTGGCCGACGCGCTGGAGGCGCATCTCAGCAATCGCGTCAACGGCATCGAGATCGCCGTGTCGGACGAGCGGAGCCAGCTGCTTGAAACGGGTGGCGGGCTGGTGAAGGCGTTGCCGCTCATCGATGCCGATCCCTTCCTCGTCGTCAATTCCGACAATCTGTGGATCGACGGGCCCGTCGATACGCTCCGACTGCTGGCGTCCCACTGGGACGAGGCGCGGATGGATGCGCTGCTTCTGCTGGTGCCGCTGGCGCGGGCCAATTGCCATGGCGGGCAGGGCGACTTCCACATGAGCGCCACCGGCGCGATCCGGCGCAAGAAGCCGGGCACGGTGGCGCCCTATGTCTACACCGGCATCCAGATGGCCTCGAAACGGCTGTTCGAGGGTGAGATGCCCGACGGGCCTTTCTCCACCAATCTTCTCTGGGACCGCGCGATCGAGGCGGGCCGCTGCTTCGGCGCCGTTCATCAGGGGCTGTGGTTCGACGTCGGCGCCCCCGCCAGCATCAAGAAGACCGAAGCGGTATTGGGAGAGGTCTGA
- the addB gene encoding double-strand break repair protein AddB, with amino-acid sequence MSQSLSVFTIPPHRAFADALAAGLIARYGQERTGLAQGLILVPNNRAARAISDAFVRRSGGGLLLPRLVPVGDPELDERIGGALEPLEGEPIPPAIDPMERLMLLARLVQRHGGVDAAEAFRLAEDLARTLDQLLVEQVDPVRLADIAAELPDLSLHWQKSLDRLSVILSDWPRLLAERGRIDLAERRNRLLAAVAKRWRERPPRGFVVAAGITTAAPAVARLLRTVARLPEGMVVIPALDVGMEEEEWRALGPHEPDPVTGRRPRSIETHPQFHLKLLLERMSVGRDEVERWRWGGGRDAPAVRTRAIANAMKPARFTGKWQALKPAERRLTGVRALELADPAEEAQAIAVALREALEEPGRTAALVTPDRGLARRVSAHLGRWGIEADDSAGRPLTETPPGTLLLALATAAAEGFAPVPLLALLKHPLVMKGEGRLPWLEGARLLDLALRGPRPPAGLEGVTALLSDRTGRDRDTRETALRWWRSVVPLLAPLERLEGGLPASLAALREVASRLSGDTVWAGPAGRATADLFASAEAAAGLGPADLDPPSLPTVLEQLMGRTAVRPPYGQHPRIFIWGLLEARLQHADVMILAGLNEGTWPALPTPDPWLAPRIRAELGLPSLERRIGLSAHDLATALGGRQVLVTRARRDARAPAVASRFWLRLEAMTGGLTRSPYHRRWAKMLDRPEGHRPAAQPAPGPPSAIRPRDISVTEVDRLKADPFAFYARKMLGLSALDILDADPSPAWRGSAVHAVLEGWMKEDDCDPAKLRPRAQAFLESASAHPLMRALWQPRLLEAIDWIAEEVETNRRAGRLPLSAEAKGRIEIANVVLHGMADRIDRAADGSLVIVDYKTGTPPSGKAVAEGYSMQLGLLGLIAERGGFKEVEGIPAAFEYWSLAKKAGKLGFVKSPVGGRSGIDPADFTTLAARNFIAAAETWLTGGEPFTAKLHPEYAPYGDYDQLMRLEEWYGRET; translated from the coding sequence GTGAGTCAGTCCCTCTCGGTCTTCACCATTCCGCCGCATCGGGCCTTTGCCGACGCTCTCGCGGCGGGGCTCATCGCCCGCTACGGCCAGGAGAGGACCGGGCTCGCCCAGGGGCTGATCCTTGTTCCCAACAATCGCGCGGCGCGGGCCATCTCCGACGCATTCGTCCGCCGGTCGGGCGGCGGATTGCTGCTGCCGCGCCTCGTCCCCGTCGGCGATCCGGAGCTGGACGAGCGGATCGGCGGAGCGCTGGAGCCGCTGGAAGGCGAGCCCATCCCGCCCGCGATCGATCCTATGGAGCGGCTGATGCTGCTTGCGCGGCTGGTGCAGCGGCATGGCGGCGTCGACGCGGCGGAAGCCTTCCGCCTCGCCGAGGATCTCGCTCGGACCCTCGATCAGCTCCTCGTCGAGCAGGTGGACCCGGTCCGCCTCGCCGACATCGCGGCGGAACTGCCGGACCTCTCGCTCCACTGGCAGAAGTCGCTCGACCGGCTGAGCGTGATCCTTTCCGATTGGCCGAGGCTGTTGGCGGAGCGGGGACGCATCGACCTGGCGGAGCGCCGCAACCGCCTCCTCGCGGCCGTCGCAAAACGATGGCGGGAGCGGCCTCCGCGAGGCTTCGTCGTTGCAGCCGGCATCACGACGGCCGCGCCAGCGGTCGCGCGGCTGCTCCGCACGGTCGCGCGCCTGCCCGAAGGGATGGTCGTCATCCCGGCGCTGGACGTCGGGATGGAGGAGGAGGAATGGCGCGCGCTCGGGCCGCATGAGCCCGATCCGGTGACCGGCCGCCGCCCGCGCTCGATCGAGACTCATCCTCAATTCCACCTGAAGCTGCTGCTCGAGCGGATGAGCGTCGGACGCGACGAGGTGGAGCGCTGGCGCTGGGGCGGCGGCCGCGACGCCCCGGCGGTCCGCACGCGCGCCATCGCCAACGCGATGAAGCCGGCTCGCTTCACCGGCAAATGGCAGGCTCTGAAGCCGGCCGAGCGCCGCCTCACCGGCGTGCGCGCGCTGGAACTCGCCGATCCGGCCGAGGAGGCGCAGGCCATCGCCGTGGCCCTCCGGGAAGCGCTGGAGGAGCCCGGCCGCACCGCCGCCCTGGTCACGCCCGATCGGGGGCTGGCGCGCCGCGTTTCCGCTCATCTCGGGCGCTGGGGCATCGAGGCGGACGACAGCGCCGGCCGGCCCCTCACGGAGACGCCTCCGGGCACGCTGCTTCTTGCGCTCGCCACGGCGGCGGCCGAGGGGTTCGCACCGGTGCCGCTGCTGGCGCTGCTCAAGCACCCGCTGGTGATGAAGGGCGAGGGGCGTCTCCCATGGCTGGAAGGCGCCCGCCTGCTCGACCTCGCCCTTCGCGGGCCTCGGCCGCCGGCCGGACTGGAGGGGGTGACGGCGCTTCTGTCCGACCGGACCGGCCGCGACCGAGATACGCGGGAGACGGCGCTACGCTGGTGGAGATCGGTGGTCCCCCTATTGGCGCCGCTGGAGCGACTCGAGGGCGGCCTGCCCGCATCACTCGCTGCGCTCCGGGAGGTCGCCTCCCGACTGAGCGGCGACACGGTCTGGGCAGGCCCTGCCGGCCGCGCGACGGCCGATCTCTTTGCCAGCGCCGAGGCCGCGGCCGGGCTCGGACCGGCGGATCTCGACCCGCCGAGCCTGCCCACCGTGCTCGAACAACTGATGGGCCGAACCGCCGTGCGCCCGCCTTATGGACAGCATCCCCGCATCTTCATCTGGGGTTTGCTCGAGGCGCGGCTCCAGCATGCCGACGTCATGATCCTGGCGGGCCTCAACGAAGGCACCTGGCCCGCATTGCCGACCCCGGACCCATGGCTCGCGCCGCGCATCCGCGCCGAACTCGGGCTGCCGAGCCTGGAGAGGCGCATCGGCCTTTCCGCCCACGATCTCGCGACCGCGCTGGGCGGCCGGCAGGTGCTCGTCACTCGCGCCCGCCGCGATGCCCGCGCGCCCGCCGTCGCCTCGCGTTTCTGGCTGCGGCTCGAGGCGATGACCGGCGGCCTCACCCGATCGCCTTACCATCGCCGTTGGGCGAAGATGCTCGACAGGCCCGAGGGGCACCGCCCGGCCGCCCAACCGGCGCCGGGGCCGCCCAGCGCCATCCGGCCGCGCGATATTTCCGTGACCGAGGTCGACCGCCTCAAGGCCGATCCGTTCGCCTTCTACGCCCGCAAGATGCTCGGCCTGTCGGCGCTGGATATCCTCGATGCCGATCCGAGCCCGGCCTGGCGCGGCAGCGCGGTCCATGCCGTGCTGGAAGGCTGGATGAAGGAGGATGACTGCGATCCGGCCAAGCTCCGCCCGCGCGCGCAGGCCTTTCTGGAAAGCGCTTCGGCCCATCCGCTGATGCGGGCGCTCTGGCAGCCGCGCCTGTTGGAAGCGATCGACTGGATCGCGGAGGAAGTCGAGACGAACCGGCGCGCAGGGAGGCTACCGCTCAGCGCCGAGGCCAAGGGGCGGATCGAAATCGCCAACGTCGTCCTGCACGGCATGGCGGACCGCATCGACCGCGCCGCCGACGGCAGCCTCGTCATCGTCGACTACAAGACCGGAACGCCGCCCAGCGGCAAGGCGGTGGCGGAGGGCTATTCGATGCAGCTCGGCTTGCTCGGCCTCATCGCCGAACGCGGCGGTTTCAAGGAGGTGGAAGGCATCCCCGCGGCCTTCGAATATTGGTCGCTGGCGAAGAAGGCGGGCAAGCTCGGCTTCGTGAAAAGTCCCGTCGGCGGCCGCTCGGGCATCGATCCGGCCGACTTCACGACTCTGGCGGCGCGCAACTTCATCGCCGCCGCGGAGACCTGGCTGACGGGCGGCGAGCCCTTCACGGCCAAGCTCCACCCGGAATATGCGCCCTATGGCGACTATGACCAGCTGATGCGCCTCGAGGAATGGTACGGGCGGGAGACCTGA